Part of the Tumebacillus sp. BK434 genome is shown below.
GCATGCCACGACCCGTTTTCTGACCGCCGACGCCTTGTATCAATTTGTCAAACGGCGCGCGCATCCGAAAAGCACCTATCTGATGCAGCAAGGCATCCGGCTGATGGAATACCAGGGCCGCAAAACAGACTTCCGCGTACACCTGCACAAAAACGGCCGCGGCGAGTGGGAAGCGGCCGGCATCGGTGGCAAGGTGGCAGGAGCCGACTCGGTCACCACGCATGTGCACAACGGCGGCAAGGTGGTCGACGGCGACCGGGCGCTGCGCGCCTGGTACGGCGAGCGCGCGGGACAGATGCGCGAGCGGATGATCGATGTGTCGATCCGCGTGGCCGACGTGATCCAAGGGCTGCTCAAAGGCGAGAGCGGCGAATTCGGCCTCGATGTCGGGCTCGATCAGGACGGTCATGTCTGGGTGTTCGAGACGAACGCCAAGCCTGGACGCGCCATCTTCCGCCATCCCGAACTGGTCGCGGCGGGGAAGAAGTCGGCCCGGCTGGTGCTGGAGTACGCTGCGCACCTCGTCAAATTTCCGCTGACCCAAGGACTTGCCAAAGGAGGGAGAGCGGATGAACCGCAAAGACATCATCCACATCGGAGTCCGCACTGACGGGGGCAAAAGCCCGTGGTACCTCTCGATCTCCGAAACGGCACGCCGCGAAGTGCGGCTGCCCTATCACCGTTCGCTGCGCGTGCGGATGGGCAAAAACTGCCCGCCGCTGATCCTGCCCGTCGAACCGAGCTGGCAGCAGGCCCGCTCATCCGGCGACATCCTCGTGCCGGTCCGCGCCCAGAAGACCCGCCACGGCATTGTGCTCGGCCCGATTATTGCGATTCTGACGGTGGTGCGCAGCAGCACCGGCGGATTTCGCGGCAACAAAGCGAATTTTAAAGACATCATCAAAGCGGGGAAGCGCTTAGGTCAGACTGTGGTCGTCTGCACGCCGGAAGGGCTGCGCTCCCGCGAACGGATGGAGTGCTTCGTCTATACCGGGAAAGGCGCAACGCCGTGGAAGCGGGCTGTGCTGCCCTTGCCAAACGTCGTCTACAACCGCGTCCCCGACCGGGAGGCGGAACGCCGGCCGGAAGTGCTCCGCGTGAAAAAGTGGCTGGCCGAGCAGCAGATCCCGCTGTTCAACAATCGCTTTTTCGACAAGGCGGAGATCCACGACTGGCTGCAAGGCGAACAGGAAACGTCGCGCTACCTGCCTTACACCGAGGCCTTGCGTCAGGAAGAGCAGATCGGGCGGATGCTGCGCCGCCACAAGCTGGTCTACGTGAAGCCTGCCGACGGCAAAGCGGGGGACGGCATCATCCAGATCCGCGCCGAAGGAAAAGGCTATGCCGTCACCGTGCAAAAAAAAGGCCAGCGCACGCGCACGCAGGTCTCCACGCGTCAGGAAGCGGCTGCTCTCGCCGCCAAAGCGGTGAACAACCGCCCCTACCTGCTCCAGCAA
Proteins encoded:
- a CDS encoding YheC/YheD family protein; amino-acid sequence: MNRKDIIHIGVRTDGGKSPWYLSISETARREVRLPYHRSLRVRMGKNCPPLILPVEPSWQQARSSGDILVPVRAQKTRHGIVLGPIIAILTVVRSSTGGFRGNKANFKDIIKAGKRLGQTVVVCTPEGLRSRERMECFVYTGKGATPWKRAVLPLPNVVYNRVPDREAERRPEVLRVKKWLAEQQIPLFNNRFFDKAEIHDWLQGEQETSRYLPYTEALRQEEQIGRMLRRHKLVYVKPADGKAGDGIIQIRAEGKGYAVTVQKKGQRTRTQVSTRQEAAALAAKAVNNRPYLLQQGISLATYDGRQFDLRLLLQKNRHGHWRVTGMGARIADSDGITTHVPNGGRIEKAGVALQSAFGKSRAAALEEKVKDMALLIAAAIERQCHSEGQIGEMSMDIGVTADGTLYFFEANAKPMKFDEPYIRAKSLLRLLQYCEFLAEHSVT